TACAGATTCACTAACAGTATCTGTGGATTCTCTAACAGCGTCTGTGGTTTCTTTAGCGGTGTCTGTTTTTTCACTAATAGTCTCTGTAGCCTCACTATCAAAATATCTGTCCTCCCTTACACTGTCTAAGGCTTGGTTGTCTACCGAGTTTATTCCAGTAATATCTTGAGTTTCGCTTTCAGCACCGTCTAGGGTTACTGCAGTACCTCTGTCGTCAGTTACTCCAACAGCGTCTTGTGTTTTATTTACGGCGCCCTGAAATTTTAATGTGTCCTGGTCTTCACTGACAGTTATTGAagtttcattatcaatttcaggAGGTTTATTGTCAGTGCGTGGGGGTTCATTAACAGTGTCAACAATTTCAGGGCCAGTGTCTGTTGTATCGAAGGTTTTAAGAATGGTGTGCGGGGTTTCAGTGTAAATAGCTACTGTCAGAGTGCCTGGGTATTCTGAAAGAGTGTCTGAACTCTCTCTACTTGTGTTTGGGGTTTCACTAGCTACACCTAGCctatcattcttaatattttcGTTTGAGGTTTCACTAACACTATATGGGGTTTCTCTAACTGAAACTGTCGTGTGACTGATGTTAACTAACGCCTCACTGTCAGTGCCAGTCGAGTCTCTGATTAAGTCTGTGTTCTGTGGAAGTGTAAATGAAGCTTCACTAAGAGGAGTCGTTCTACTCACCAGGGTGTCCAAAGCTTCCGTGCAACTGTGTGAATGGTGTGAGGCTTCAGGGGGGTTTGTTCTAAGGGTTTCACCACGGGTTAGGATAGTGTCAATCTGAGTGGTGGAAGGAGAATGGGGGTCACCACTCAGACCAGGGGGCTCCGGGCTGTCGGGGGGGTTTCGGGGAAGGGGTTTTAGCTCGGCGGGAAGGCTAGGGGGTCCAGAGGCTTCGCTAGTATCACTAACACAACTAACACGGTTATCAAAGTTATCATCAAACGCACTCAGGGATGTTCTAGGGGGCGTGGCTACAACAGGTGGACTCGACGGGGCAGGGACgccgtccttctctccctcctttacctcgGCGCCACCTTGGTCAGTTATGTTAGAGGGCGTGGCCTGTGTGTTAGTGGGCGGGGGCAAGCCATCCACACTGTTACCGTTGTTAGCGGCGGGTGCAGAGGTGGTAgaagatgcagatgcagatgcagcTGGCCCAGCGGTGTTAGCGGTGCAGgatgaggaggaagtggaagagtcTGGAAGGTTGCAAATAACACTCTCGAGCGCGGTTCGAATACCTTCCAGTCTGGAGGCGAGATCTTCGCCCACCGGTGCTGGGGGCGCGCCTCTTGCGCTCTcgccttcctctcgctcttttgtctcctttttctcttcctcctgttcttctgtgtcctttttctcttcctcccgttctttcgtctcttcttttttctcttcctgcgAGGCTTCGAGGTCTTGTGAAACCGcactctcttcttctgtcttctcctctttctcctctctcttttcttctctttgttcctcGCTTGCTTCTGCTACTTCTGTCTCGtcagtctcttctcttctctctgtagtTTTCGTCTCTTCGTCTGTGGTTACTTTCTGTTCTTCAGCTTTTGTTTGACTTTCTATACTTTCTGGTTCTCTTTCTACAGCATGTGTTTGTTCTTCACTTTGTTCAtctgttctttctttcacttctccgACTTCAACTTGTTTagttctatcttcttttcttcttcagtctTAGCTTGTTCCTCAACCTGAAGTTCTTCAGCAATGTGTTCACTTCTTGCTTCCACTTGTTCTGCTTCTTCAGTTTCACCTGTTCTTCAACCTTTTCTTCCCCAGGTTTATTTAGTTCCTCGACTTTCGCTTCCTCAGCTGTGGTTGTTTCTTCGGCCAGAACTTCTTCAGACTTCGTTTGTTCTTCTACTTTGACTTCCTCAGCTCTGGCTTTTTCTTCAGCTTGAACTTCCTCTGCATGTTCTTGCTCTCCGCCCTTCCCTTGCTCggctgtctctcctccctccgccgACGTCGACTTTGCCTTGTTGATTTCCTTCTTGAGGGCGTCCACCTGGTACAGGGTCTGGGAAAACCGTCTTCCCTTCCGACTTCGCGgagctcctcctcttcttcgttttcttcgcttcttctcctcctgctgcctcttccttctgttcttctaCTTTCGCTTCTTTCTGTTCTACTGTTGTcgtttccttctgttcttctacttcgcttctttctgttcttctgttgTCGTCTCCTTTGTTCTTTGCTTTCGCTTCTTCTGCTCTTATGTCGTTCCTTCTGTTCTCTGCTTTcgcttctttcgttcttttccttttctcttgcgtTGTTTCCTTCTCGTCTATCTTCGCCTCGGCCTGTGCTTCAGGCACTGCTTCTGCCTGTATTACTTCAGGTTCCTGTACCGCAACTTGTGGTTCTATCGTTTCTGGGAGAACACTGATCACTTCAGGAAGAGCAGCCTTCAATTCAGGCTgatcctccttcgcttccttcaGCTGAGATTGTTCTACCTTCACTTCAGCTTTGGCTTCCTGAATTTCACTCGCTAGAGGCTGTACCTGAACCTCCTCTACTACAGGACTGATCTAATTTTTCCTCAACATGTGCCTCTTTCACGTCTAAATGCACTTCTTTAACTTCAGCCTCGAGCACTTTCACTTCAGCCTGTGTGTCACACTCACTTCAGCGATCATCGGGCTTCACTTCACTCTCAGTGCTTGTCACGTGGGCCGCAGCGTTAGCCTTGGGGGGCTGTCAGCCCGGGTGGGGACGGGGGCGGGGCTCGCATCAGCTGATTGTTCCTTTGCTGTCGCCGCCTCTCCCGCGCTCTCCCGCGCCTTGCCTCCTCTTGCCTCTCGCTCCTCGCCTCCTGCTCGCCCTGCTGGCTTACAtcatgtgtgcttgtgtctttCCCTGCTCCTGCTGagcgggggtggggaaggaggggtgtggggggaggcaGGGCCCTCCTGTGAGACAGCTGTGGCGGCAGCGTCGGCGGAGGTGGGTAGAGCACTGGTGGcaccctcacctccctcgcccagCAGCACTCGCCTTGGGGAAGTCTGCGAGTAGTTCTGCAGCGACTTCAACACCGTGTCTAGAGTGGCGAACGAACTCTCGATGGTCTTGAGGTTGTCATCGATGTCCGTCTCAAGCCTGCTGCCGTCGGGGTGCGTCCCCTTCGCACCTGCTCTTATCGTCGCTGAGGCTGAAGTGACACTGACGACGTGATTGCGCTGAGATGGCCCCGCCTCCTCGCCCGGCGTACCAACCGCACCGCTCCCGGTCCCTGTGTAAGCGCACGCGGCGGCCGCACCACGGAGAGGTTGGCTGCCCTGGCGCTCAGTTGATTCAGCTTGTGTTGatgctttttgttgttgctgctgctgctgcatgaGTTGTTGGTGTCTTTGCTGGATTTTGCCTTTcttgggcggcggcggcgggggaggCAGAGGTCGCGTGCGGGATCTGGTCGTGGCTTGCGGCCGCGTCTCGCTCAGATCCACATTCTCGTAGTTTTCGAAGTCGGCGCTGAGGTCGACCTTGGCGTTCGGTCGAGTAGGGTCGACGGTGAGCCTGGCCTTCACGGCGCCCCCGTCGTCGCCCTCGTCGCCCTCGCTGGTGCGGAGCTTCTTGCGGCGCGGGGGCGGGTCGTGGTGGGCGTGCGCGTGCCGCAGGGGCTTGACTGGGCGTGTGCGGGCGGGGGCGGACGCGTCCAGCATGTCGTCCTTGATGTGTGTGACCACCTCCTCGATGCGGACGACCTTGGAGTGGCGTTTGGGCGGCGCGGGCGTGACCTCCACGCTTGCGTAGAGCTTGGAGCCGCGAGGGGGGCGTGACGGCGACGACACTTCGCCATTCACCAGGACGACCTGCTGCGACTTCTTCAACCGGGGCTTGAGGTGGCGCGGGGGGCGGGGCGGCTCAGCCTCAAGGGTCTGCGGCGAGATGGTCCTCAAGCCCTTCTTCTTGGGCGGGATGGGCGGCGGCGTTTCGTCGTCCTCCTCGGGTCTCAGCGGGCGTAGCTCCTTCACGCCCCCGCTCTTGTGAACGCGGGCGTACGGAGGAACCTTGTTCTGATCTGCGTCAACGTCTTCGGAGGTCTTCTCCGGCTCAGCCTTGGCGTCTGTGTCTACCTTCACTTCGGCCTCGACCTTGGGCTCTGCCTCGACCTTGGGCTCTGCCTCGACCTTGGGCTCTGCCTCGACCTTGGGCTCTGTCTCGACCTTGGACTCTGCCTCGCCCTGCTCAGCCTTTGTCTCTGTTCAACCTTGACTTCTGCCTCGATTTCACCACCTCTTTGTCTACCGAGTCGACCTGGCCTCCTCCGTTTCGCCTCGCTCACCTTGACCTCTTGAACTTTGACCTCGGCTGTCTCACTCTCGCTGGCCTTGACCTCGGACGTGgttcgtggtggtggtggaggtggaggtgagggtgaCCTGCGAGACGACGGCCTGGTCGCTCGCGTCGTGGCGCTGGATGAGGACGGCGCCGTACACCTTGTTCCCTCGGACGGCCGCGGGGGAGTCTgctcctcgtccttctcttctccttttctcccgccTCTTTCTTCGTGCTTTCTTCTCCTCGACCTCCGACACATCCATCACTTCTACCGTCTGCTCCATCGTCGTCTGGAAGGTATACTCCGTCCCTcctgctttttcctctttcttttcttctttcctctcttcttcatctttcttctggcttctcctctgccttctccGCTGAGGTCTTTTCGCTCGGCTTTAGAAGGATGGACTCGTAGACCTTGATGCCTCTTTGCGGCCGCGGCGGGAGGGGCGCGTCGTCACACTCCATGGCATCTgccttcgcctcctctctcttctcagctcccgtcgctcttcctccctcttttccgcttctcttctctcctcctcttttttctcttgctctattctttcttgctcttttctctcttctctttcttctgtgcttctttcatctcttccatttctttctcaatTTGCTGGCGTCGTATGATCACTTCTTCATAGACCTTGATGCCGCGTTGGGGCTTCACGGGCTCGTCCTCTTCTGCAGGAGCAGGCTCAGCCTCGGCGGGCTTAATCTCAATGTTGTCGTAGACTTTGATGCCTCGAGGTGGCTTGTGAGGCTTGAGGGCACTGAGGGATGATgtagtcctcctcttcctccttctgcgcCGGACTCGAGGCCGAGGTTAGGATCTGGGCTTCGAGCGCAGTCATGCGGGCCTCCTCGACCTCGTCATCGGGCCCTGGGTGTCCGACGGTAATGGGCGTGTCGGTCCTCTTCTGGCGACGTCCTCGGAACTATCCCTGCCGCGTCCCTGGGAAGGGGGGACTTCCCTGGGACTGTCCTGGGGAACCACCCGCTGCAGCTCCTCCTTCACCACATTGTCGTACTCGCTCTCGACAGAGGGCTGGCGGCCGTGCGAGCGCGGAGGAGGAGGCGTGGGCGCCATCGGGAGAGGGGCGGCCTCGGGGACGCTCTGAGGGCGACCTGTGTAGGCCAGGACGGGGTACAGCTCGTGTCTTTGTCGTCGTCCATGAAGGTGATGTCGTCGTAGACCTTGACCCAGGTGCGGCCGACGGGGCCCGGGCGGCGCGACGGCTTGCTGGGGTTGTCCTCGCGGGACTCGCTGCCCCCGCCGTCGCGCCGCCCCAGGAGGCTCCTCAGCTGGGGCGGGAGCGAAGGCGCGCGCGGCAGGGGACGCATCTTGGGCATGGCGGGCATCTGGGCATCGACGGGACTTTGGGCATCGGAGGAACTTTAGGCATTGCAGGAACTTTAGGCATTGTCGGAACTTTGGGCATCGAGGGCACTTTGGGCATGGACGGCAGGTGGGGCAGCTGCGGGAAGCGGTCCCGCGAAAGGCCTCGCAAGGAGCGCCGCTTCTCCCTCGCCGGGGACACGGAGGCCGCGCGCTTCTGTCCGCCCGCGCCCTTGATCTTCGGCTTCGGGGACTCGGGCACGGGCGGCCTGTGGGCACTGGAGGGCGTGGGCGGAGGCGTCGGAGCCGTCGAGGGCTGTCGTTCGGGCGTCGGCGGGGCGTGGGGGCAGCGGACGAAGGGAGCTCGGGGGTGTGGGAGCCCCTCGACGACATGACTGTGGCGTGGCGGGCAGAGAGGCCGTCTTGCTGCCCTTGGTGAAGGCTGGCAGGATCCCCACGCgcatcatcccccctccccccttccccagcacctgacgggaagggagggaggaagagaagaagcaagtattagaatacaaagaaaagacaaagaaaaaacatcacaATAGGGACAGACAGGAGCGAACTAAGGCACTTCTGACAAAGGACTACAATAGCTTTCTATAAGGATGACAATAATTAGATGGATTTAACTCACTTTAGGGCTACAGGAAAGTCACCTAATTTACATTCTGACGTCTGTGACCTCATTTCAACACGTTTCCGGGAGATCGCTTTCGAAGGCATGGCAAGGAGTCTATGGTCATTTCCGGATATGTTACAAAAAATATGACcggaaaatatttttcatacacacacacacacacacacacacacacacacacacacacacacacacacacacacacacacacacacacacacacacacacacacacgcaagtatacacaattacacaagacacatacacatacacagacactttTATTCGTGGCCCGCAGACACGATCCACAGTGACTGCCCCTCACCTGGCCAGCCAGACGAGAAACATTAAGGCATCCATCTCCTGCCGGGTCATCTTGCTGCTCGTCGCTGCCTCGTCTCGGgcctcccttcgccccctcttctccttcctcttcttcctcttcgcctcctacttccctctcgtACTCGGAGTCGCcgcgagaaggagggaggttcTCCTTAGCTCTCGGGGGCTGACCTGGACCGTCCTGTGGATGACCTGCCTGAAGGGGGCTTCTCCTGCgacgccctccttcccctcatctgtGACCTGTACGAAGGGAAAACGAGGTTAAAGATATTTTCAAAGATTGATGCAAATAATGCGGGAATTTATACCGATACCAATATTGACTAATGGTAATTAAAAAATGTCACATATTATGACCTAGTATTtccaatgaaaatatataaatatatatatatatatatatatataatatatatatatatatatatatatatatatatatatatatattatacatatatatatatatatatatataatatatatataatatatatatatatatatatatatatatatatatatatttatatattttcattggaAATACTAGGTCATAATATGTGACATTTTTAATTACCATTAGTCAATATTGGTATCGGTATAAATTCCCGCATTATTTGCATCAATCtttgaaaaaatatctttaaCCTCGTTTTCCCTTCGTACAGGTCacagatgaggggaaggagggcgtcGCAGGAGAAGCCCCCTTCGGAGGTCATCCACAGGACGGTCCAGGTCAGCCTCGAGAGCTAAGGAGAAAACCCCCCTCCTTCTCGCGGCGACTCCGAGTACGAGAGGGAAGtagaggcgaagaggaagaagaggaaggagaagagggggcgaagggaggcCCCAGACGAGCAGCGACGAGCAGCAAGATGACCCGGCAGGAGATGGATGCCTTAATGTTTCTCGTCTGGCTGGCCAGGTGAGGGGCAGTCACTGTGGATCGTGTCTGCGGGCCACGAATAAAAGTGTCGTGTATGGGATGTGTCTTGTAATTTTGATACTtgcgtggtgtctgtgtgtgtgtgtgtgtgtttttggtgtgtgtgtgtgNNNNNNNNNNNNNNNNNNNNNNNNNNNNNNNNNNNNNNNNNNNNNNNNNNNNNNNNNNNNNNNNNNNNNNNNNNNNNNNNNNNNNNNNNNNNNNNNNNNNtcattttcctcctttttttcttttttatcagctattattgttacttttacttttttttcttttccctttttgcgtCTTTGTTGCTTggcttctttgtatttttatgttagtTTGTTTCTTTAAGCATGTCATTATACCGTTGGTTAACTTAATTATATCATTGTATCATTCACTTagagcatgtacacacacacggatacactaatacacacacacacacacacacacacacacacaccacacacacacacacacacacacacaccacacacacacacacacacacacacacacacacacacacacacacacccccacacacacacacacacaccacacacaatcacacacacacacacacacacacacacacacacacacacacacacacacacacacacacacacacacacacacacacacacacacacacacacacacacactcaaatacaaacacacacacagacatgcacactgTTCTATATTCGAAGCGACGGCTGTTAGGAAGCAACAATGCTTTCGTCGACCTCTTCTGAACTTTGACCTGCGAGACCATTCCTTACGCTGGGGGTTCTGTGTATCGCATATTcagcaaaggtcaaaggtcaagcagAAGAATGAACGATTAAAAGCTTTTATTCATAAGTTTTCATTGTAgctgtttttgtttattcgtctctttttccgtcaatgcattttttttttacgaaatataatgttgatgataatggggataaaaAATAGCACTAATATCTTTAGTgactatttaaaaaatagaaacaaaatttaACAGTCACGTCAAAAAGGAAAGACGTCATGGAAAGTATATGCAAATGATTGCTATCCTTGGGGAGGCTTGATGAATAATGGTAACTCattgcataagaaaaaaatacggaaaatagAATAGATGACGAATTATAACGAGgaaggataaataagagagagagagggaggggggggagaagtgagagaaagagagacaaaccgacagacagaaagaaagaggcggATGAAAATttaagaagacagacagagagaaagatacagacagagagagagaaatagaaagaaagagaaagacttagagagagagagagagagagagagagagagaaatatagaaagaaagagagacagagagagagagaaagagagagagagagagaaagagagagaggggcctatcaacaagagagaaagcgagaggaacagagagaaagtaTGCCAAccagagaatgaaagatagacgaagagaggaagatcAAAAGATTAGGAAAGTGAGTCAAGTGGCAATACCGCAGAATGACTCAAGCAGCGACTATGAAGTATCTGCCAATCTGCTGCTACAATCTCTCTTCTAACTTACTAATCCTAGATTCCCACCCTTCTGTCCCTGTACTGATGGCGATTGGTATCATTGAGTGTTAATCAGGTTGATACCGTAATTGGCTAATTGGGATTTTTAAtgccattatcttattattagcgCCGCACAAACGTTTCAAGTTGCACTGATAACATGGCTACGCTACTTATCACTCCCTTTACGCGTTCAGAGCGCTTTGATGAGATCGGATTTCAAACTTGGATGTAGGAAAAGAGGGATACAGATGTTCAACATCAccgttatcaatatcatgactattattgttattattagtgccattattatcattatcactattgttattatcataattgttattgttattattattatcattattattattttgttttatttagatctgctaattaaaatcaaacaccgggtcactaccagcgacctaaggTGATTGAAGTCTGAGGCAATGCAACACCAACAGAAACAtgtacataacttttgcagcaggtttcccgagtgcatagcaaggagtacattacctcattatactcttcccttgtccatttaagtcttgttttcttttgattgttagtacattattattattattattattattattattattatcattattattattattattatcattatcattatcatttattactattatcatcattatcattatcaccataatttttAGTAGTAGCGGTATCActctcagcattattattatcgcttgttatcatcattatcatcatcatcattgttattatttattattatcatcatcatcatcatcatcatcatcatcatcatcatcattagtaatggtatcattatcatcgttatccttactatcattattatcattatcattatcatcattatcattattatcattattattatcattattactattattactattattatcattattactatcattattattattatcatcaccatcattttcattatcactactactactactcctactattactgctactgcctatcactgttgttgttgtcaattccattatcattatcaacattatcttcattgttaatgCTGCAATCGTGTTCATTGgccgtagtagtagtaataacattatcattattgttttgcctTTCAGTATTATCACTAATTATGAGTATtgacattataagtattattgtcattataattattattactgctgctgttgcctttatcataattattatggttattttgcATTAACTAATTAACTTATCCTTCATTTCGCTATCgttagtagtatcgttattaacgttatcattctatcattggtattatattcattattattatcattaccattacagttATCAAACTATCCTgtcataatataaatgttattgctattactattgccaCTGCTGCTATTAGTTTCGTTATCAATAGTTTCATGCTAAAATTTGTTGCTGACGTTAttttaatcactatcatcatcatcattatcattaaactattattattactatcattttattatccttattatcattatccttattttgattgttattatcattatcattagtttgagtgttattattattattattttgattattattattattattattattattattattttactgttattatcattattattgttgttgttgttgttgttattattattttattatcattattattattattactatcattattattataattatcattattattattattaccattattattattattattattattattactgttattattattatcttatcattatcattattattgttattatcatcattactgttgtcatcattatcatcattctcatcattatcatcatcgttattgttatcatcattatcatcatttgtatcatcatgattatcattattttcgttatcatcattattgaaatgctAATCACcgtaattaccataattgttgcCATCACTGCTgtcctcactatcatcatcattatcgtcatcttcatcatcatcattacagttattttaGTTACTGTTGTTGGTATTAGTTTTTCCATAACTTcccttatcataattactattatcaaaaactAATCATCTGTTTCTTCATTAGCGTTGGTATTACTATAACCTAAAGTACAGTAATGAAGTTATTAACACCATCATTAAGATCAAGGTTATTGTTAGCGCCATTGTAGTTACTTACCGCTATAGCTCCAATTACAAATCACCCAGCTATtcttaacaatactaatatcatgactatcaacatcaccattatagcaatcatccttattattactgtccGCGCAACTGCTTCCAATACCGAAACTCATCTCCATCTGCTGCTATCACCACTGTCACCAATACTAAGTTtataattataaccattatcaagCTGATATGAACTCCTTGTAAGAAGCGAGCAGTGCGTATCACTTGACGTCATCGTCATCATGTGTACGAAAGTGTCACGTGATGTCAGCTCCCACATGCGCTCGTGTGTTATGCCTCGCAGACATCGCTGACACATTCTCGAGGGCATGTGCACCCGCGACGCggaacacacatacgcacactcaggtacacatgtatacctacatgcatacgaatatacatatatacggatatatgtatatagcatttaAAACATGTATGTTTGAAACATCCGACGTGAGTACATTAATACCATTGATACGCACATGTAGGTATACATAAATTCaatgtatacatgtaagtatatatagaaatagataagttCATATTAGTACATAGGTTTGTATTCTGATACGTAGTTGTACAAATTGCACTCATATATgcaaagtggggggaggaggattccTTAGCATAATTTGATCACTGATACCCGTTTGTAGCTATGTCTTAAGAGAAATTATTGTAGGCCAATTTGGCAGGTGTTCCTCAGTGCTTGTAGCACGAATATGCAAAGAACCCATATCTGCAAAGAATAGTGTATCGTAATTAGGGGAATGACTTTCGTACAGACTACTGTTTTCTCTCCTGTAGCCTAAGAATGATGAGAGGTCGCGTGCTAGACCGTCGCGGTTCACAGCGGCCGCGGGCGCACGGCCTTCCAGGCAGGACGTTTgccatggatgtgtgtatgtaggtgtaggtgtatgtgcgtgtgtgtgcgtgtgcgtgtgcgtgcgtgtgtgtgtgtgtgtgtgtgtgtgtgtgtgtgtgtgtgtgtgtgtgtgtgtgtgtgtgtgtgtgtgtgtgtgtgtgtgtgtgtgtgtgtgtgtatatattatttatatatatatatatatatatatatatatatatatatatgtatgtgtgtgtgcgtgtgtgtgtgtgtgtgtgtgtgtgtgtgtgtgtgtttgtgtatgtatgtatggacacacTAAAGGGCCTACACACTGCAGTTACGCAGAAAACGATAATCACTTCGATCAGATTACGATAATCTACATCGACATGCAGGGTGCCTGGGTACGATAACTAAGTAGATTTCGCGACGAACTTGGCCAACTGCGTTTCTTAACTTTATTGCTCGCTTCTGCTTCTAATTCTCTACATCCTCCTTTTCGGTTgtgactttttcccctttttccttctgggttttctcttttcttccaaaactcctctttctctctctctctctctctctccctctctctctctctctctctctctctctctctctctctctctctctcctctcttctctctctctctctctctctctctctctctctctcttcctctctctctctctcatctctctctctctcctcttctctcttctctctctcctctctctctctctctctctctctctctcctctctctctctctctctctgctctctctctctctcttctctcctctctctctctctctctctctctctctctctctctctcctctctctctct
The Penaeus monodon isolate SGIC_2016 chromosome 18, NSTDA_Pmon_1, whole genome shotgun sequence genome window above contains:
- the LOC119584703 gene encoding actin cytoskeleton-regulatory complex protein pan1-like, coding for MEQTVEVMDVSEVEEKKARRKRREKRRREGRGADSPAAVRGNKVYGAVLIQRHDASDQAVVSQVTLTSTSTTTTNHVRETKAEQGEAESKVETEPKVEAEPKVEAEPKVEAEPKVEAEVKVDTDAKAEPEKTSEDVDADQNKVPPYARVHKSGGVKELRPLRPEEDDETPPPIPPKKKGLRTISPQTLEAEPPRPPRHLKPRLKKSQQVVLVNGEVSSPSRPPRGSKLYASVEVTPAPPKRHSKVVRIEEVVTHIKDDMLDASAPARTRPVKPLRHAHAHHDPPPRRKKLRTSEGDEGDDGGAVKARLTVDPTRPNAKVDLSADFENYENVDLSETRPQATTRSRTRPLPPPPPPPKKGKIQQRHQQLMQQQQQQQKASTQAESTERQGSQPLRGAAAACAYTGTGSGAVGTPGEEAGPSQRNHVVSVTSASATIRAGAKGTHPDGSRLETDIDDNLKTIESSFATLDTVLKSLQNYSQTSPRRVLLGEGGEGATSALPTSADAAATAVSQEGPASPHTPPSPPPLSRSRERHKHT